In the genome of Bordetella avium, the window CCCCGCCTTCGTCAGCTTTAAGAACTATGCCGGACAGGGCAGCGTTACGGTAGGCCGGGACTTTAGCGCGCGGGTCGATAAATTCGACTCGGCGGCGACATTCAGCACCCAGACCGACAACAGCAATTCGACGATTTACGCGCCCAGCGGAAGGTTCGGCGTCCCCTGCGCCGCCAATGGGATTGGCTCCTGCCGCGATGGATTTAATGTCGCAGAAGGCGCGACCCTGGTCTGGTACGGCTCGGGAGGATTTATTCCTGTATTTGGAAGACTTGGCCGTGACGGTGCGACGGTGCAGACAACCACGGTAACGGTCACACCCGGCACCTACCAGGATGCGCCTATCAGGGTAGGCGGTAATTTTGACGCCAGAGGGCGGGCAAGCAATGCAAGCTTCAATAGTTACGCCGCCACGTTGGATGTGGCAGGCAACGCCAACATCACGGGTTATGCCAGCAAAAACACCAATGCGTTTGAGGCAACCTCTCGTGATCAGATTCAGTTTTTCACGGATGAATACAAATGCTATAGCGATGTCGCTTGCGTCAATCCCGGTGGCAATAACCAATATGAAGGGCGTGTAGCCAATTATGCCGGCCTGACGCCAACCGATACGACGACAGTGACTTCCAGAACAGGTGGGCTGCGTACAGTCGCCTTATCCGCTCCTACACCCTCAGTGTCCGCCGTATCGGCATCCGCACCGGTAGTAGTGTTGCCGACGGATTTGATCGTCGACCCGGATCTGAGCGGAACCCGAAATGTATCTCCGGTAGCGCCAGCGGCCGTGATTACGCCGCAGCCCTCCGGGACCATCGTGCCTCCGACAACGCCTCAACAGGAGGTCAAGGTCAGCGCATCGAACTTTGTGTTTCCGACGATTCCCGGCGAATTGCCGGCCAGCGAGAAATTGCCGGTCATTTCAGATAATGAAGAAGCCGCGTTCGATACGATCAATCCTGTAATGATTCGGCAGGATACTCGCGCCCGCTCTTGTTTTGGAAGTACGCAGGGCTTCGATGAGACCTCTTTAATGGAAAACACCGAACTGACTCAATCTCGATGTGATGTCCGGTTGTATGTAAACACCAAGAAAACCAGTCTGCTCCCAGTGCTTAGATAGCGGATTATTTTTCCTGCTTGGTGGCAAGTTAGCCATATGCCAGAGCACTTCATGCTGGCTCATTAGCGATATTTGTTCTTGGTGATTTACATTCCATTAAGGAAGAAAATGTTTAATAAGAAATCTCGACTTTTTTTGAGTTTTATCGGTTCGGTCGTTTCCTTGCCCGGCTTTGCTGAGGGCGGTGTCGGCGACATCGGCCGTGTGATCAATGAGTCGGTGGAGCGCAGCATCGAACGTACACAGCAGGCGAGAGAGTTGGCTCAGTCTGTTTTCGAGGGAAAGCGTCTGGGAACAATACAGGACATCGATCCGGCGCTGCTTTACAGCGTGGACAATCAGTACCAGGGAGTTTGGAAGCCCCCTCTTTTTGATGAAAAAAGCCAGGAGATGCTGGGGGTGCGGTTTATTGCGCGTAACAGCGATATGCCGCCGGATCTACTAATCAAATCTATTGCTCAGCGCATCATTGACCGGGGCTACGTATTCTTCAAGATTGTTGTAGCGCCTGACAGGGATGGGGGTAGGCCCTTGATCGTTTTGCAGCCGTTGGAGGTGAAATTTCTTGATCACGGCCTACAACTGAAAAATATCATCAATATCAGGCCGGGAGATTTTCTTAGCTATGATCGCCTGAAGCTGGCTCTGTATCAATTGAACCAGAAGGGCGAGTCTTCCTATACGGTAGATGTGGCAAATGTTGATGGCGTAGTTTATGTGTCTTTTAAAGAGCAGCGCCGTTCAAAATTAACTACCTATCTGAATATCAATAACTATTCTAAGAAAGATCTGTATGGCTACACCGGTACGGCGAGCCTGCTGGCCAGTGACCTCATCAATTTGAACGAGACACTTGGCTTGTCGTACACCGGCAACATGGCGTCTGTAGATGCACGAAAATTCGAGTCGTTCAGTGGGTTTTTCAGTGTGCCTATCGGTAGATTTTCATTCGGGCTGGACTACGCGCACTCCACAGACAAGAACTCCCTAAGTCTGGCCAATTCGTCATTAGCCGCCCAGCGGCGGACGGAAAATTATGGTCTATCTTTGAAATATAATTTTTTGTGGCCCATCGCGGATGCGCTGGGTACAAGCGGTGTTCGCTTGTACAGAAATAACTCGAATTTCGACATCAACTCCACGCCTATTCTGGCGCAGACTTATAGCTATAGGGCCGCCGAAGCCTTCCTGCAAGCGCAATACCGATCTGGTGTCCGCGTTGCTAACGCATCGGTGTCGGTGTTGCGGTCGCTTAGCAGAGGCGACCCTTTCAGCATTGCGCGTGCGCATCTCGAATACGGTGACCGAGTAAGCGAGAGTCTCGCCCCGAATTTTAGATACCGGATAAGCGGCAATGCCCAGAGCCGCATCGGCAGCAATGACCTGCCTTCGTCTGAGTTGTTCTATCCCAATGCCTCGACGCGGACACGTGTGCCATTTTCGTTTTCGACCATGGCAGGTGAGCGGGGTTTCAATATATCGAGTACCTTGTCATATGACAATTTGTACTCTGGATT includes:
- a CDS encoding ShlB/FhaC/HecB family hemolysin secretion/activation protein, with the translated sequence MIYIPLRKKMFNKKSRLFLSFIGSVVSLPGFAEGGVGDIGRVINESVERSIERTQQARELAQSVFEGKRLGTIQDIDPALLYSVDNQYQGVWKPPLFDEKSQEMLGVRFIARNSDMPPDLLIKSIAQRIIDRGYVFFKIVVAPDRDGGRPLIVLQPLEVKFLDHGLQLKNIINIRPGDFLSYDRLKLALYQLNQKGESSYTVDVANVDGVVYVSFKEQRRSKLTTYLNINNYSKKDLYGYTGTASLLASDLINLNETLGLSYTGNMASVDARKFESFSGFFSVPIGRFSFGLDYAHSTDKNSLSLANSSLAAQRRTENYGLSLKYNFLWPIADALGTSGVRLYRNNSNFDINSTPILAQTYSYRAAEAFLQAQYRSGVRVANASVSVLRSLSRGDPFSIARAHLEYGDRVSESLAPNFRYRISGNAQSRIGSNDLPSSELFYPNASTRTRVPFSFSTMAGERGFNISSTLSYDNLYSGLHRGWVGVGVISPFVGLDYARSDSLYVSSASIGLNLSMGQNSFQMYFPKVLSTNAGRQDNAGVFLTLQAQF